The nucleotide sequence TAACTAATGCCATTCCTTCAGCTGTTGTGTAACCTCAGCCACTCAAATGACATTAACGAACTAGACTGTGCTCTCCAATTCCAAGGACCACTTTTCCCTCCACAGTTGTTTAAGGTTTCCGTAGGAAGTTGCCACAGCTCGTCTGGCAGCTCTAGCTTTCTGCGAAGAACCTCCCAGAAGTTGTAAGCAGCCTCCCCTCTATAATAAGTTGCCGCTGAGTGTAGTTCTTGTATCATTAGGTTTTGTTGGCGCATGTACGCACAGGGACTGCTCTAAAAGGGTGGCAAGTCTAAGCCTTTGTTTTGCTCCTTCGAGTCACGCGATCACGATAAAGAATCTACAGGAGATGCGGAGGACTTGGGCACGTCCCCACACAGTCCGAGCTGTTCCTGGGTGGTGGAGCGCTTCCTCTCCACCTGGGGAACCTATTGCTCCCGGACGTCTTTGCATCTTACGTCTCCTTTCCCCAACTCTATTTATTTTCTGTGACGCTCTAAgcttgctccttccttcctttctaataaGACTTTGTGTTTCTGGCTCCAAGCCCAAAGCTTCCGTGCTCGTTAATCTTGATCTGGGACATAACCAAGGCTCCAGGCGGGGTTAGGAgttgggggaagggggtgggggtggggggagcgctGCCTGGCTCGGGGCTTGCTTTGCTTCTTTCGGTTTACTTCCTTGGGAAACAAAGCCTTAAACCGTCTGCTCCTCTTGATTGCCAGAGCCAGCATCAGATCCGCGCTGCTGACTAAGCTAAGCCCCAGAGCGCCTAATGGGCTGATGTGTTTATTTAACATATTTACTGCCTTACGCTTTCCACTGGGGAGTGGGGCAGAGAGgtggaggaaaggggaggaggggaggaggaactGACTCCTAGTGCTTTTCCTGTGCCTGGGAGGGAGGGacgaggaaaggaagaaaggctgGGCGGCGGGATCCACAAGTGCTCTTTAAAGGTCAGTTTATCTGCAAGTGCCGAAGCACTAATCTGGGAGACTCCTCTGGCTTCCGTAACTCTCAAAAATGAAGGAGGCACAACTCTGCAGATTACACTGCGTCACTACGTGTGACTGGAGTTACGGAATGGTCCTCAGAGACCTCTAATTTCTTACCGGACGCAGCGCACAAGCCCAAGAGAGAGGTTGGGAGGGTGGAAAGGCTGAACATGACTGGGGAGTTTGAGAGACACTAAGACCTAAATCTGTGCCTGGTCCAGACCCTGGCCCCTTCTCCGTAGGTAAGTCCAACCTTACCTTATGAATAAGATGAGAAGCCACTGTAGTGCAGTGGAAAGCGTGTCCTGACTGGCCCCGAAAATATCCGTAACTGTGGCTGGCACGTATTCTGTGTCCAGGCGCAGCCCAGGCTTTACTTCTCCAGggctctcctcttccttccccactgtGTGGATGAAGGCGTCCATCATGTCCCGGGGTGGGGCTCCAGGCTGCAGGCTGCTCTTATGCTTCAGGAACTTGTCCAGAACGAAGCTGTAGAAGTCATGGTTAAGCTTCTGGAAGTCGCGGTAAGCGGTGCGCACGGGGTTAGGGAAGCGCTGAAGCCAGGGCAGCACATCCACCAGGCTGCCAGCCCCCACCGTGCTCCCGAAGCGCTCATTGTGGCTCAGCAGCCCACGGAACTCTTCGTCGCTGTGGCTGTAGCGGCAGCCGAAGCACACAGCACTCATCACGTTGGCCACAGCCACCACGGTGAGGGGCCCGGGATTCAGGAAGGCACCCCCGGCGCTGCCTTGCACCAGCAACTCCACCAGCTCCCGGGTCTCGCTCAGCACGTGCTGCTCCAAGACCCGGCGGCTGCGGACTTGTCCGGTGGAGAAAGCGCGCACTGTGCCGTGCGCCAACCGCCGCTGCACCTTCCAGAGCTCCGAATATTTGCTGAAAGCCAGGCTGCGACCATTGGACACCACCTGGAAGGAGGCGAACGGTGGGCGGCTAGCGAAGGCAGATCCCTGTTGTAGCAAGGCCTGGCGTATGGCGCGCTCGCCATTCAGCACCACTACCGGGCAGTTGCCCAAACGGATCTGGAAAACGTCACCGTAGCGGCGGGCCAAGCGAGTGAAGTATAGATGAGGGATGCTACCCACCTCAACCGCGTTTCCGATCAGGGGCCACTGGAATGGACCAGGGGGGCGGCAGCTGGCCCATGGGGTTCGACGGAAACGCCGTAGGAGCCACTGGCCCAAGTGGACCACGGCTAGCACGGAGAAGAGGAGCAGGAGGGTGGTCTGCTGTGTGGACAGAAGACTGGGCAGCCAGGCTTCTTCGCTACTTCGGCTTGTGGCCATGCTGTGGGAGACATGATCCATGGGCATCAAGAGCAATGAAGGGGGCGGGGAGCGGGGACGGACAgtttggggagagaaagaggcTCAGAGGACCTGGTGGAATTAAGTCAGAAGAGACCAAcccatatatataatgtaaacaaTTATAactagagaggaaggaggaggttGTGATTAATTCCGTCAGGACCGAGTTGGCTCCCCTTCCCTCACAAGCTCTGCTAAGGATGCTTCGGGTGCTGCCTATGAGAAGACATTGAATTCCACCAGCAACCACCCTGCATTGTTATTCTTCCCGCCGAGCTCCCCTCGGCCCCTTCTGGTCGCTCTCTTTTTACTTCTAGGGTAGGGGAAGATTCGAAAGGTGTGTCTAAGGAGAAACATTCCCAAAACATCAGTATAACggtacctccagaaaaagaaagcCCCGAGGGGGATCTAGGCACGGACTGCCCCTCTTCCCTCTATCTCCCAATCGGTGCATTCCCTAGTCCTCCCTCCACCCTTCACACACCCATCTGCCAAAAACTGGTAAAACGAGAAGGTAAAGGCTTCCCAAACTTCTCAAAGATACTACTGACCTGTGGGTAGGCGCTGCTTCCAGCAATGTCTGAGGAGTGAGGAGCTGAGGAAATGACTGTAGCTCTGGTTACTATCTACGCTCAGCTGCGTCGAAGAGGGAATGCTATCAGACCTCTATATTCCTGACAATCTCATTCTCAACGGCTGCAAGGTGGAGATTATCTTTTAACCTGCTCCACAGAGTTAGAAATTCGTTCCCACCACAGTCCAGGGGACGAAATTAGGGGATGCGCAGTAACCTGAGATGAGGTGAAGCTATGAAAAGGCAGTTAGCTTCCCAGGTGCTCTGCACCCTGGAACGTGAAGAATGCTAAGATTTTCTAGCAGCGCTCGACGTGGTTTAAGGATCAAGGATGGCAGAATCAGCCCACTTTTAGCTTGGAGGACCGGTGTGGAACAGGAATTTGCTACTTGCAAACTGAACTAGCCTGGACTTTGGAAATGCGGCATCCCATTTCTCCCGGTTTTAAGGACTCTGAAAaagaggagggatggaaggagggagggagggaaaaaagaagggaggtgGGAGCTGGTCGGAGCATCCGCAGTCAGAATGGACCTGGAAGGGGCGGGGCAGTGCTGGAAAAGGGGAGGGGCCCTTTAAGACTACCACTACTTGAGTTAGACCTCTGTCCCTATAGGTAAATGGAGTTGGAGAATAAAGTCCTGATGGCAGTACAGCCGAAAGCAGGATTTAATGGAGAAACTAGCAAATATGCTTGAAAATACAGTTGGTGGGCTTTATTTGCAATGAGATGCAGTCACCCCTAGGATAAACTATACTCTAGTTCCCAGACCTTGGATTCTATCTAGCTTCCATTTAGAGCTGAATCCTAGCACCAAAGTGACCCTCCTCACTCCTATGCCCGCCATCTTTCCCTGGGGACAACTCTCACTTGAGCATCTGTGAGACTTAATGTAAACATTCAGGCTTTGTATCTCCTATACTCTGCCTTTCTGagtctcttttcctctttgtccTGGAGCTCCTTgtgaggaaacttcctttacCAACTGCACATTTGCAAATGCTCTCTTCCCAACtgttttagagagttgccagaGGCCTCTGAGACAAGTCAGGTGGCCTCTACCTGTCAGTTGGGTTTCTACCTCAATGTAGATCTTCCCAACCACCTTTTCCATTTCATACATCTGCAAAGGTTGGAGTCAGTGgcttctagggtcccttccaactctaaacctatAATCCAAGTCTTTGATTTAGAATGCCTTGATGCCCCTCTAATTTTATTCTCTTGGTCAGTTGCCAGCTATCCCCCAATGCCCAATATAGGTAAAAGTGGCATGGGACTGCTCTACAAAATGAATAAACTGTAAACTAGGGAAACAGGAGAACCCTTTACGGCTCCTGCTTGCTTCTTGCCACTCTGCAGCCATCTATCGGCTACCTGCCATTAGCTATACTCATTTAAAATGTCCCCTGACCCCTATCCCTTAGAGACAGATAGTTGGGTAGATGGTCCGCTGTTCTGGAATCttgaattcaaaactggcctcaaaaacgtagttttgtgaccttgggtaagttaattaacctttgtctcagtttcctcatttgtaaagtgaagttAATAGCTCCTCTCAGGGCTGTTGTGGAGACCAAATAAGATGGCATAATAGAAGCGATGTAAATACATATTCCCTATTTTTCCCCCTATGAATTTCACAAATAAGCAGCCACGAACGTAAAGAACAAGAACTGTATCAGAAaatgtaaatttgtttttaaggcacctaaataaatatttttaagacacACGCGAGCACTTTTTCTTATAAGGCATAAAGGGTGAGATTTCAGGTATCCTCCAATGAAGATACTTGAATAAACaatcataatcataattataaacGGGTGCCCAGCAGACGGCGCAGAGCCTGTTTTCTTAGGCGAACAACTAAACAGGACTATTTGCCCGCAGACGCCCGATGGGGCCAGCACGCTCACTCGCTCCGTAAATAAAGCAGCCTTTAATCTTGGGCACACACTCTCTCACTGTCCATTCTGGCAAACAGTCTCAAGGGAAGATTTTCTCGGGAGAGCGGACCCTGTAAGGAGGGTGGGGCGAGACAGGACAGGCTGGCGTCCCTTGGTGGGATTGAGTAGGCTACGCAAAAGAACGGAAGAGGGAAAAACTTGTCTCCCGAGCTTTAGAGAGTTGAAAAGTTTGgtggcgtgtgtgtgtgtttttttttttcctcctgggtCGCCTCCCCTTTGCGTGCGGAGTTTGCATTGCGTGCGCGGCTTCTGGAAAGCCGGCTCTAAGTCATCCCCTCAGCACTCATCTGGGCTCCCCCTCCTCCCGCGCCTTCTCACGGTACCTGACACGCAGAGGCTGTTCTGCCAGCAGTGTGGGGGAGGGAGAAGCAGCAGCACCCcgccttccccccctcccccgtcCGACACGCACACACGCCACCCAGCCACCTCCCTGCGAGCTAGAGCGACTGAGGGAGGCTCAGCCTTGTATCTAAGTCACCTGTTAAACCCATCAGACCGAAAGGGAGATGTTTCTGGAGCTTCGCGGCGGGGCTATCAATGCCTGCTTCATTCCTTCCTGCGAAGTTGAACGTGTGGGTGCATGTGTCTACTACTCCTCTTAAGGGAGATGAAGATGGGTTTcgtagttgtttttgttttgttttgttttttccttttttcctttctggctTCTTCAAACGTGCTGCAAAGAAATCGCGTGACCCTTCCTTCTTGGGCTCCTTTTCAAAAAGCATTCTCAAGAGGAGTGATCTAACAGGTCCTTTCTCTTCTGCCATTTTTCCTCTCTTGAGGAGAAATTTGTCTGGCGTGGCATGTGTGTTTTAATTAACTAGATAAATGACATCCCCTCCTCTTGTAGTATTTTCAAGCTGCTGCCTACATGTCTCCTAGGAGAAGCTATAGATGAAAAAGACTTCCTTCCTGCCGGCCACAACCATCCAGTTCCacaattatatgttatataataatagcatctatctaggTTGTCCCCAAAAGTCTTAGGGCAAGAGTCTTCTATTAAAACTACTCTAAAGACCTTGGGGACACTCTGCACAGACGATCTtcagagcattttatatatataatctccataatcctgtgaggtaggtactattattctcattttacagatgaggaaactgaggcttggaaaggATAAATGACTCCTCCTACAGTACAGAGTTCAGTAAGAGTGCAAGACAAGAAGTCAGAATTCAAATTttttcaggtctccctgactccaggagcAACCTTCTACCATATCACCTATTACtcctattaagcacctactgtatacaAGGCCTTGTCCAGGCTCTGGAGATGCATATTATTaaatacccactatgtgccaagtgctagggagacagagaaatgaaACCATTTTTTCCTCAAGTAACTTTTTATTTGGGATACAGAGGACATAtactgatatataatataataaatatccatatacaaagtaaatgtaaAATTGTTTCTGAGGAGCAGAATAGCAGGCACCTGTGACAGTCTTCTTATAGGGGGTGGTACCTGAACAGATCTTTGAAGAGAGCAAATAGTTCCATGAGGCTATGGTATGCAGGATCTTGACTTTGGGGCCAGTCTATGCAAAgcattaaaatggaaaatggaatgctACCTACCAGGAGCAGCCAGTATGATGTTTGACTGGAATGTAAAGGAAAGAAGTCATATGTCATCAATCTTGCAAGACAGGCTGGAGGCAAATTGTTCAATgacaaacagaagagtttatctTGGAGGCAATGGAGAGCAACCAAGAGGGTTTCTGGATCAAAGATGGTTAGATAAGCCCCTCAGGATGATTTGGTTGCTGTATGTGGCATGGGTTGGAGAGGAGTGAGACTAGGTACAGAGACCAATAGCCTATGGAAAGTGATGGCCTGAATTAGGATGATGGTTATGGCAGTGGAGAAAAGGGACACATTTGGGAGATTTTATGGTGGAAGAATCAACaacattttgtgatttatttgatatggatggggatggggaagagaaattgAAGAAGTTGAAGATGACTCCTAGATTGTGAACCTtggtgactggaagaatggttGTTCTCTTGACAGAAGGGTTGGATTTGAGGGGGAAGGGGACTAATGAGTTCTATTTCTGAGCTCAGGAGAGGAGTGAGAGCTGGATATGTAGATTTGGAAGTCATCTGCACAGAAATGATAGTTGACACCATGGAGACAGaaagctaaaatgaaaaatagtcactctctttaaggaatttatattctacaagAGAGAATGCATTCAACAGGTAACAGGTAAGCATAGGCATAATCATTTGAGGAAGACAAAGAggctttgttgttcagtcatgaccCAATGGACCACAGCACACCAGGGttttctatcctccactatctcccaaagtctatTCAAGTTCACGTTCATTATTTCCATGATGCTGTCTATCCATCCCAAACTCTACCATCCCCTTCTCCTTCAATCTTTTCCAACATCAGAGTCTTTTCCTTTGAGtactgtcttctcattatgtggccaaagtatttaaccttcagcttcagtatttgaccttctgGTGACTAGACTACAACAATTAGGGAGATTAGGAAATGGCTAATAATTCCATGTTCCTTCCTCGTTTGTTACCTGAAGACACACCTGTTATTTGGctagaaattttgttttgctttttcctttgccttctgtttttgtttttaaatcatggaTTCTAAGGACCATAAAGATGATAGTATACCCACATAATGTCTATGACTCCAAAATGGAGGGTTATAAAACAGACTTCATCTCATTTTGAATTGTGATATATCTAATGCAGGAGTCTTTAAAAACCCTAATTAGCCTCTGGGACAGAATAAAACTAAACACAAGACATAATCACCTTTTCTCCAAGTACAATTTTATCTTATGTATTTGTtcattgttcatttgttcattggCATATGTTTGTTTGGGGAGCAAAGACTGCTGAGCTTTCTTTTTCAAGATTTCTCTGGAAATGATTTCAAACCCTGGTGTTAAAGTATTTAAATCAGCGTTAAAGAGAGTTTATTGAGTATCTACATAACTGATTACagattttcctttccctttccaggTTTTAAACTGGGCTACAAACAAGTACTTGGAACTAGCAATATAACTATGCAATCAGGCCTAGCCTCTGGCTTTGGCAGGCTCCCTACTCCAGCTTTACCCAATTCGCACTTCCAACCCTTATTTTTAGGGAAAAAGCTGTGTAAAAGTCTCATGCATTACATTATATTCAATATTATGATTTGTCAGATGTTCATAGTGAAGCACTGTAATTTAATCACCTCTTATTCTTGCctatttcctttcactttctattttcttccattcttttcctcttttctcccctgaATTCACCatcctttctggttttttttttctttccctccaccaTTGTCTTTCTTCTTCATACAACTCCAGA is from Gracilinanus agilis isolate LMUSP501 chromosome 2, AgileGrace, whole genome shotgun sequence and encodes:
- the LOC123234682 gene encoding cytochrome P450 1B1, which encodes MATSRSSEEAWLPSLLSTQQTTLLLLFSVLAVVHLGQWLLRRFRRTPWASCRPPGPFQWPLIGNAVEVGSIPHLYFTRLARRYGDVFQIRLGNCPVVVLNGERAIRQALLQQGSAFASRPPFASFQVVSNGRSLAFSKYSELWKVQRRLAHGTVRAFSTGQVRSRRVLEQHVLSETRELVELLVQGSAGGAFLNPGPLTVVAVANVMSAVCFGCRYSHSDEEFRGLLSHNERFGSTVGAGSLVDVLPWLQRFPNPVRTAYRDFQKLNHDFYSFVLDKFLKHKSSLQPGAPPRDMMDAFIHTVGKEEESPGEVKPGLRLDTEYVPATVTDIFGASQDTLSTALQWLLILFIRYPKVQAQVQEELDRVVGRDRLPSLDDQPHLPYVMAFLYEAMRFSSFVPVTIPHATTTDTSVMGYHIPKDTVVFINQWSVNHDPEKWQNPEDFNPARFLDKKGFIDKDLASGVMIFSIGKRRCIGEELSKIQLFLFIAILAHQCNFLANPDEDPEMSFSYGLTIKPQSFTINVTLRESMELLDSAVQRLQEENNQ